Proteins found in one Fulvitalea axinellae genomic segment:
- a CDS encoding DNA-binding domain-containing protein codes for MEYYLIDNKLTTDDEKDQTAKVSVGKVHDLDSVVELMISRGSTTTRTDILAVLNEYQEVLEYIVTQGEGVNLPSLNLNYSITGAFEDRNDSFDPTRHQLNLKAKPSQRLKEALKHVNLQKIKSRVTGPQIEQVENGITGQTDDTAQSGGILVLDGSLLKIDTEAPEAGLFLIASDGTEHKAVRFIENRPQRLVALLPAVPSGEYDLEVRTLPRDSKNIRSIRYNTKLSIS; via the coding sequence ATGGAATACTATCTGATCGACAACAAACTAACGACGGACGACGAAAAAGACCAAACCGCAAAGGTAAGCGTGGGCAAAGTGCATGATCTGGACTCCGTAGTGGAGCTGATGATTTCCAGAGGTTCCACCACCACCCGCACGGATATATTGGCCGTGCTCAACGAATACCAAGAGGTGCTGGAATATATAGTGACGCAGGGCGAGGGCGTCAACCTGCCGAGTCTGAACCTGAACTATTCCATCACGGGCGCGTTCGAAGACCGCAACGACAGCTTCGACCCCACGCGCCACCAACTCAACCTTAAGGCCAAGCCCTCGCAACGGCTTAAAGAGGCCCTCAAGCACGTCAACCTCCAAAAGATCAAATCCCGCGTAACCGGCCCCCAAATCGAGCAAGTCGAAAACGGCATCACCGGCCAGACCGACGACACGGCCCAGTCCGGCGGCATCTTGGTCTTGGACGGCTCCCTGCTCAAGATAGACACCGAAGCCCCCGAAGCCGGCCTTTTCCTTATAGCCTCCGACGGTACCGAACACAAAGCCGTCCGCTTTATCGAGAACCGTCCGCAGAGGTTGGTGGCGCTGTTGCCGGCCGTACCTAGCGGGGAGTATGATTTGGAGGTGAGGACATTGCCGAGAGACAGTAAAAATATCCGTAGCATACGTTACAACACCAAGCTATCAATTTCATAA
- a CDS encoding ABC-F family ATP-binding cassette domain-containing protein, with protein sequence MNYLSVESIGKSYNEKLLFENLTFGLSAGQKAALVGVNGCGKSTLLKIVAGAEKADSGVVAFRKGVKVAYLAQNPEFDDELTVMQTVFADDNDMLRAIRDYEMALKRVENGEDAHEALQKAMEKVDSLNAWDYETQVKQILGRLGIQMFEQKIGSLSGGQRKRVAIAKALIEKPDFLILDEPTNHLDLATIEWLESYLADSQMSLLLVTHDRYFLERVTTEIFEMHQGKIFTYQGSYSQFLEQKAERHEQEAAEVDKAKNLMRKELDWIRRQPKARGTKAKYRIEAFEDLKEKASKDLSEQQVQLSVKTTRLGGNILELKDVSKSYDGQYYVKDFTYLFKKKDRVGIIGKNGVGKSTFLNMITGALAPDAGEVNKGLNTVFGYYTQEENTFKEDQRVIEIVKEVAEVIDMADGSKLTAGQLLTLFKFPPETQYGFVGKLSGGERRRLQLLRVLMQNPNFLILDEPTNDLDLVTLNILEDFLFNFGGCLIIVSHDRYFMDRLIEHSFVFEGDGVISDFPGNYTDYREAEKEKAKLEAQRKEEEKKKAEPKAKSNRGGDQKRKLSYKEQREYEALETEIDELETRKAELVDLMNGGGSHEELAAWAKEVQEIEEALEVKTDRWLELAEYV encoded by the coding sequence ATGAATTATCTTTCGGTAGAATCGATAGGCAAAAGCTATAACGAGAAATTACTTTTTGAGAACCTGACCTTCGGCCTAAGCGCCGGTCAGAAAGCCGCCCTGGTGGGTGTAAACGGTTGCGGTAAGTCCACGTTGCTCAAGATCGTGGCCGGAGCCGAAAAGGCCGATTCCGGCGTAGTCGCTTTCCGCAAAGGCGTGAAGGTGGCCTATTTGGCCCAAAACCCCGAGTTCGACGACGAGCTGACGGTAATGCAGACCGTCTTCGCCGACGACAACGACATGCTCCGCGCCATCCGTGACTACGAGATGGCCTTGAAGCGGGTGGAAAACGGCGAAGACGCCCATGAGGCCCTGCAAAAAGCCATGGAAAAGGTGGACTCGCTCAACGCCTGGGACTACGAGACGCAGGTGAAGCAGATCCTCGGACGGCTCGGCATTCAGATGTTCGAACAGAAGATAGGAAGCCTTTCGGGCGGACAGCGCAAGCGCGTGGCCATAGCCAAGGCCCTGATCGAAAAGCCCGACTTCCTGATCCTTGACGAACCGACCAACCACTTGGACTTGGCCACCATCGAATGGCTGGAAAGCTATTTGGCCGATTCGCAGATGAGCCTTTTGTTGGTAACGCACGACCGCTACTTTCTGGAGCGCGTAACCACGGAGATATTCGAGATGCACCAAGGCAAGATCTTCACTTACCAAGGCAGTTACAGCCAGTTTTTGGAACAGAAGGCCGAGCGCCACGAGCAGGAAGCCGCCGAGGTGGACAAGGCCAAAAACCTGATGCGCAAAGAGCTGGACTGGATCCGCAGACAGCCAAAGGCCCGGGGCACCAAGGCCAAATACCGTATCGAGGCCTTTGAGGACCTGAAAGAGAAGGCGTCGAAAGACCTGAGCGAACAGCAGGTACAGCTGAGCGTAAAGACCACTAGGCTGGGGGGGAATATCTTGGAACTGAAAGACGTTTCGAAATCTTACGACGGACAGTACTATGTTAAGGACTTTACTTACCTTTTCAAAAAGAAAGACCGCGTAGGTATAATCGGTAAGAACGGGGTGGGCAAATCCACCTTCCTGAATATGATCACCGGAGCGCTGGCGCCCGACGCCGGCGAGGTAAACAAAGGCCTGAACACCGTTTTCGGATATTATACCCAAGAGGAAAACACCTTTAAGGAAGACCAAAGGGTAATAGAGATAGTGAAGGAAGTGGCCGAGGTGATAGATATGGCCGACGGCTCCAAGCTTACGGCCGGGCAGTTGCTGACGCTCTTCAAATTTCCGCCCGAGACCCAATACGGCTTCGTGGGCAAACTCAGCGGTGGCGAGCGCCGTCGTCTGCAGTTGTTGCGCGTGCTGATGCAGAACCCCAACTTCCTGATTCTTGACGAACCTACCAACGACTTGGATTTGGTGACGCTCAACATTCTGGAAGATTTCCTTTTCAATTTCGGCGGATGCCTGATCATCGTATCGCACGACCGCTACTTTATGGACCGCCTGATAGAGCACTCCTTCGTATTCGAGGGCGACGGCGTAATCAGCGACTTCCCCGGCAACTATACCGACTACCGCGAGGCCGAGAAAGAAAAGGCCAAGCTGGAAGCCCAAAGGAAAGAGGAGGAAAAGAAAAAGGCCGAGCCCAAAGCCAAATCGAACAGGGGAGGAGACCAGAAAAGAAAGCTATCTTACAAGGAGCAACGGGAATACGAAGCGCTGGAAACCGAGATAGACGAGCTGGAAACCCGCAAAGCCGAGCTGGTGGACCTAATGAACGGAGGCGGAAGCCACGAAGAGCTGGCGGCCTGGGCCAAAGAAGTGCAGGAAATAGAAGAGGCGCTGGAAGTTAAAACCGACCGTTGGTTGGAGTTGGCGGAGTATGTTTGA
- a CDS encoding glycosyltransferase family 2 protein — MSTATVSVITIVYNDAKHIARTIQSVLGQDYPHLEYIIVDGASTDGTSETVAKYADRIHTVIREPDRGIYDAMNKGQRAATGEYVIFINSGDELEAPSTLSSIFKNEKDLADIYYGETLFINEKGETLGTRSDLSTRKLPATLKAENMLDGMVVCHQSIMVRRSIAPAYDLRYSCSADIDWVVKSLKKAKTIRNTGGVIAKYLTGGYSAVNRRQAWKERFLIYGKEFGWGITLLYHVKIAVKYLAYLVAGKKNL; from the coding sequence ATGAGCACAGCCACAGTCAGCGTCATCACCATCGTGTACAACGACGCCAAACATATAGCGCGCACCATCCAGAGCGTATTGGGCCAAGACTATCCGCATCTGGAATATATCATAGTGGACGGCGCCTCCACGGACGGCACCAGCGAAACGGTGGCTAAATACGCCGACAGGATCCATACGGTAATCCGCGAACCGGACCGTGGCATCTACGACGCAATGAACAAAGGGCAACGGGCGGCGACAGGCGAATACGTCATTTTCATCAATTCGGGCGACGAGCTGGAAGCTCCCTCCACGCTTTCCTCCATTTTCAAAAACGAGAAAGACTTGGCCGATATCTATTACGGTGAAACGCTTTTTATAAATGAGAAAGGCGAAACGCTGGGCACAAGAAGCGATCTCTCGACCCGGAAATTGCCGGCAACGCTTAAGGCCGAAAACATGCTTGACGGCATGGTGGTTTGCCACCAATCCATTATGGTAAGGCGCTCTATCGCTCCAGCCTACGATCTGCGTTATAGCTGTAGTGCGGATATCGATTGGGTGGTGAAATCGTTGAAAAAGGCGAAAACGATACGCAATACCGGAGGCGTAATCGCCAAATATCTGACCGGAGGTTATTCGGCTGTCAATCGCCGGCAGGCTTGGAAAGAGCGTTTCCTGATCTACGGCAAGGAGTTCGGTTGGGGGATCACCTTGCTTTATCATGTGAAAATCGCCGTGAAGTATTTGGCGTATTTGGTGGCTGGGAAGAAGAATTTGTAG
- a CDS encoding discoidin domain-containing protein, whose amino-acid sequence MKRKILLASLLLTGSFFACDRDDDIYVTDKEEIPEYTPVHVMNDMSQYWSPALAGREGSLFGSFLDYEGKKQYMTQSSATPRELRPHLSTVNVINVFLDMKNGQAYDAQDLDTYRTMVSTGGGVAFYAMGDGAEAMAQANLLANEFGFQYQAGPVGQTVGGGLKAFNAGFFLELADPGKWEVLAEADGKPVCAIREMESGKVFASGFDLFGTEKVPANYDFFQGIITTLSANKQGFVPLGKFKNPVAPEKGLDAFESSVKTNEFLNDEALAIKPIYDELAETMQTWSGFELSDGGAEVNLLPSDTEGWTDGNSIYIGAFYGGFPAEEEMMRKRLGELIFETWSASVPEPIGENALSIYANYKLAELLGDAEADTEVMDYIAKAKANSQYRAYDPVNMTAEERSAFPMDLRVGKYLNMIDSVQKAYPDIDFFKNYLASKKSDLPDYDGFVYTPHDAVWLMGEVVGDDEFLENAKANTGYGFMRDGIRNPSAYDRIILDPSWWKAECPESNGSYPPSRLFDGNENSFWHTWWGSFPDGPGEVTITVDMFETNKVMGFRFLPRKTGGKDMISHMVIYASENKEDWGEAVAEFKWNGEYEHKWYEIFSKEFKQARYVRIDVKEAMRYSGGAFVVNKASQFAEFRVYSEAPDN is encoded by the coding sequence ATGAAAAGGAAAATTTTACTAGCGAGTCTTTTGCTCACGGGCTCTTTTTTCGCCTGTGACAGAGACGACGATATATATGTGACGGACAAGGAGGAAATTCCGGAATATACGCCCGTACACGTAATGAATGATATGTCGCAATATTGGTCGCCGGCCTTGGCGGGGCGGGAAGGAAGCCTTTTCGGCTCTTTCCTTGATTATGAGGGCAAGAAACAATATATGACCCAATCGTCGGCCACGCCGCGCGAGCTTAGGCCACATTTGTCTACGGTGAACGTGATCAACGTTTTTCTGGATATGAAAAACGGCCAGGCTTACGACGCGCAGGATTTGGACACTTACCGCACAATGGTTTCCACCGGCGGAGGCGTAGCTTTCTACGCCATGGGCGACGGGGCCGAAGCGATGGCGCAAGCCAACCTCTTGGCCAACGAATTCGGATTTCAATACCAAGCGGGCCCGGTGGGGCAAACAGTCGGAGGCGGTCTGAAGGCTTTCAACGCGGGCTTTTTCCTTGAGCTTGCCGATCCCGGCAAGTGGGAAGTATTGGCCGAGGCGGACGGAAAACCCGTTTGCGCCATTCGCGAGATGGAGAGCGGAAAAGTATTCGCTTCGGGATTCGATTTGTTCGGAACGGAAAAAGTTCCTGCCAACTACGATTTCTTTCAGGGTATTATAACAACGCTGTCCGCTAATAAGCAAGGGTTTGTTCCTTTGGGGAAATTCAAGAATCCCGTAGCGCCGGAAAAAGGCCTTGATGCGTTCGAATCGTCTGTGAAAACGAACGAATTCCTGAACGACGAAGCGTTGGCTATCAAGCCGATTTATGACGAGTTGGCCGAAACCATGCAGACTTGGTCCGGCTTTGAGCTGAGCGACGGCGGAGCCGAGGTAAACCTCCTTCCTTCCGACACCGAAGGCTGGACCGACGGTAACAGCATTTATATAGGAGCCTTTTACGGAGGCTTTCCGGCCGAAGAGGAAATGATGAGGAAGCGTCTTGGCGAATTGATTTTCGAGACTTGGTCGGCTTCTGTCCCGGAACCGATCGGGGAAAACGCGCTTTCGATCTACGCCAATTACAAACTGGCCGAGCTTTTGGGCGACGCCGAAGCCGATACCGAAGTGATGGATTATATCGCCAAGGCCAAAGCCAATTCCCAATACAGGGCCTATGATCCGGTGAATATGACCGCTGAGGAGAGGTCCGCTTTCCCCATGGACTTGCGGGTTGGGAAATATCTGAATATGATCGATTCGGTGCAGAAGGCTTATCCGGATATTGATTTCTTCAAAAACTATCTGGCATCCAAGAAGAGCGACCTGCCGGATTATGACGGCTTCGTTTACACTCCCCACGACGCCGTTTGGCTGATGGGTGAAGTGGTAGGCGACGACGAATTTCTGGAAAACGCCAAAGCGAACACCGGCTACGGCTTTATGCGTGACGGTATCCGCAACCCGTCGGCTTATGACCGGATTATTTTGGATCCGTCGTGGTGGAAGGCGGAGTGTCCGGAATCAAACGGTTCTTATCCGCCGAGCAGGTTATTTGACGGAAATGAAAACTCGTTTTGGCATACATGGTGGGGATCATTCCCTGACGGTCCGGGCGAAGTGACCATTACCGTAGATATGTTTGAAACCAATAAGGTGATGGGCTTTAGGTTCTTGCCACGTAAGACGGGAGGTAAGGATATGATCTCGCATATGGTTATATACGCGAGCGAAAACAAAGAGGATTGGGGAGAAGCCGTAGCGGAATTTAAATGGAATGGCGAATACGAACACAAGTGGTATGAGATATTCAGCAAGGAATTTAAACAGGCCCGGTATGTGAGGATAGACGTGAAGGAAGCTATGAGGTATTCGGGCGGTGCGTTTGTGGTGAACAAAGCTTCTCAATTCGCCGAGTTTAGGGTTTATTCCGAGGCTCCGGACAATTAA
- a CDS encoding right-handed parallel beta-helix repeat-containing protein: MEFLKKYLPMLLALAFFTACNEGEPAFENPPEKKELKVATLPQTDSGVTTANFNGEILSEGETQIEKASFYYWVQGDMSTRTEVPIDLEADKVDGATGRYSVSLDNLQSFTDYSYIFAVTDESGRVDGEAISFSTLISSEVEEPAVSTGDAEGVYFGGADIKGTLLGDGNGSKLNVVIAFWKKGFPEGRRYQSVPEDEDGNLIFDEDNGFVVSLKGLSPGQAYVYQAVVQNELAIGEGEIKEFVTNTQIFVDATAPEGGNGSSWESALNSVKDAMSKAEAGVEIWVSAKGEFNESKIMLKKDVKLMGGFAGTEDSADQRDPDLKTVIDGTNPSATYSSLDTPILEMEAAAFDDVCEIERFVFKNGLNYLGGVMFKRQGSPSFTDCEFRNNSAKVGGAFFGYGDESRFVRCLFEGNFATGRAGAIGFSNGTKKSSTYYEECIFRDNNAPNYGVGQLAGDLVFRNCTFENNTASKWGLFHFYKTGCPQFQGNTVLIGDNLGDNSLHVRDQRNCGGSYPADWKVSN, translated from the coding sequence ATGGAATTTTTGAAAAAATATCTTCCGATGCTACTGGCCTTGGCGTTTTTCACGGCCTGTAACGAAGGGGAACCAGCCTTTGAGAATCCGCCTGAGAAAAAGGAGCTTAAGGTGGCCACTTTACCCCAAACTGACAGTGGCGTAACTACGGCCAATTTCAACGGCGAGATTCTTAGCGAAGGAGAAACCCAGATTGAGAAAGCCAGCTTTTACTATTGGGTTCAGGGCGATATGTCCACCAGAACGGAGGTCCCCATAGATTTGGAAGCCGATAAAGTGGACGGAGCGACTGGACGCTATTCCGTATCGCTTGACAACTTGCAGTCCTTTACCGACTATTCCTACATCTTCGCCGTAACTGACGAATCCGGCCGGGTAGACGGAGAAGCCATTTCGTTTTCCACGCTCATTTCGAGTGAAGTGGAGGAACCTGCGGTAAGTACCGGCGATGCCGAAGGCGTTTATTTCGGCGGAGCGGACATCAAAGGAACATTACTGGGCGACGGTAACGGATCGAAACTGAATGTTGTGATCGCTTTTTGGAAAAAAGGCTTTCCGGAAGGAAGACGCTACCAGTCGGTGCCGGAAGACGAGGACGGCAATTTGATTTTTGACGAGGATAACGGATTTGTGGTTAGCCTCAAAGGCCTTTCGCCTGGACAAGCTTACGTTTATCAGGCCGTAGTCCAGAACGAGTTGGCGATAGGCGAAGGCGAGATCAAGGAGTTTGTGACAAACACCCAGATTTTCGTGGACGCCACGGCACCCGAAGGCGGTAATGGATCGTCTTGGGAATCGGCTTTGAATAGCGTAAAGGACGCCATGTCCAAAGCCGAGGCGGGCGTAGAGATCTGGGTAAGCGCCAAAGGTGAATTTAACGAGTCAAAAATCATGTTGAAAAAGGACGTTAAACTGATGGGAGGCTTTGCCGGAACGGAAGATTCCGCCGACCAGCGTGATCCTGATCTCAAAACTGTGATTGATGGTACAAACCCTAGCGCCACATATAGTTCTCTGGATACGCCAATTTTGGAAATGGAAGCGGCGGCATTTGATGACGTATGCGAGATCGAACGATTCGTTTTCAAAAACGGATTGAATTATCTGGGCGGTGTGATGTTCAAGCGTCAAGGTTCCCCAAGTTTCACCGACTGTGAGTTTAGGAATAATTCGGCAAAAGTTGGAGGCGCTTTTTTCGGTTATGGTGACGAATCCCGATTTGTAAGATGCCTTTTCGAAGGAAATTTCGCTACTGGCCGAGCGGGAGCGATAGGGTTTAGTAACGGAACCAAAAAGTCAAGCACGTATTACGAGGAGTGTATTTTCAGGGATAATAATGCCCCGAATTACGGTGTGGGTCAATTGGCCGGGGACTTGGTTTTCAGGAATTGCACTTTCGAAAACAATACGGCAAGTAAATGGGGACTGTTCCACTTTTACAAAACCGGTTGTCCGCAGTTTCAGGGGAATACGGTCCTCATAGGAGACAACTTAGGTGATAATAGCCTCCACGTACGCGACCAGCGAAACTGTGGGGGATCTTATCCTGCCGATTGGAAAGTGAGCAATTAA
- a CDS encoding RagB/SusD family nutrient uptake outer membrane protein produces MKKYTKLWICLLAFGMLSLGSCSDFFEPDQDMVLEKKDHWDTHEKVRRGLIGAYSELQDVVEEMIVLGGVRADLLTVTENFDADLKELNEHNIGRNNSYVDPRPFYDVITNCNELIANVDKALVDPKFSEELRDAYKAEAIVLRAWTYFQLAQTFKTVPVITDPLGGIDGEYEPDMLNLKQMVNWLTEEVIKVADAPKLVWGEDISDQVWDRVFVNRNALLGELHLVAGNYQNAADHFYSAIITDGGGKDDSSFKCNKDETGGSWSSFWFVAGSGSAYLEQVTVIPFSAFRRQTNEIATLFSSVRSGKYLLKPSENAIENWTTEVDTPRDPRGLFGSYGVIDKRKQVTKYSSSTDDVFSIYRAADLHLLYAEAINRAGNPDEALDVINDKLRDSPKSNGIRGRVGLPKIDLLQYAGMEDTPQNLDKLEEVERLLLEERARELAFEGRRWNTLVRFATRSTDPSILADRIAIKFEKADLPAEGIRTKLSDPENWRIEFNMNFLKNN; encoded by the coding sequence ATGAAAAAATATACGAAACTCTGGATATGCCTTTTGGCCTTCGGGATGCTTTCCTTGGGAAGCTGTTCCGATTTCTTCGAACCGGACCAAGATATGGTTTTGGAGAAAAAAGACCACTGGGATACGCACGAGAAAGTGAGGCGGGGCCTGATCGGAGCCTACTCCGAACTTCAGGACGTGGTGGAGGAAATGATAGTGCTGGGCGGCGTTAGGGCCGACCTGCTTACGGTAACCGAAAATTTCGACGCCGACCTAAAGGAACTCAACGAGCATAATATCGGCAGAAACAATTCGTACGTGGACCCTCGTCCGTTTTATGACGTGATCACAAACTGCAACGAGTTGATTGCCAACGTGGACAAAGCGTTGGTCGATCCCAAATTCTCCGAAGAACTGAGAGATGCGTACAAAGCCGAAGCCATAGTGCTGAGAGCTTGGACGTATTTCCAACTAGCCCAAACTTTCAAGACCGTACCCGTTATAACAGATCCGCTGGGCGGTATAGACGGCGAATACGAGCCGGATATGTTGAACCTTAAGCAAATGGTAAACTGGCTGACGGAAGAAGTGATAAAAGTGGCCGATGCGCCAAAGTTGGTATGGGGAGAGGACATTTCGGACCAAGTCTGGGACCGTGTGTTTGTCAATAGAAATGCCCTGCTGGGCGAACTGCACTTGGTGGCGGGCAATTACCAAAACGCCGCGGACCATTTCTACTCGGCCATCATTACCGACGGTGGCGGAAAAGATGATTCCAGCTTCAAGTGCAATAAGGATGAGACAGGAGGAAGCTGGAGTTCTTTCTGGTTTGTAGCCGGAAGTGGCAGTGCGTACTTGGAACAGGTTACTGTTATTCCGTTTTCGGCTTTCAGAAGGCAGACAAACGAAATCGCGACGCTGTTTTCGAGTGTGAGGTCGGGGAAATACCTTTTGAAACCCAGCGAAAACGCCATTGAGAATTGGACTACGGAAGTTGATACTCCACGTGATCCTAGAGGGCTTTTCGGATCATACGGCGTTATTGACAAGCGTAAGCAAGTGACCAAATATTCGAGCTCTACAGACGACGTGTTTTCCATCTATCGCGCAGCGGATTTGCATCTCCTTTACGCCGAAGCGATAAATCGGGCGGGCAATCCGGACGAGGCCTTGGACGTGATTAACGACAAGCTTCGCGATTCGCCGAAATCAAATGGCATCCGCGGGCGCGTAGGCCTTCCAAAAATCGATTTGTTGCAATACGCCGGAATGGAAGACACTCCGCAAAATCTGGACAAATTGGAGGAAGTGGAAAGGCTCCTTTTGGAAGAAAGAGCCCGCGAACTGGCCTTCGAAGGCCGTCGTTGGAACACGCTTGTGCGCTTCGCTACCCGCAGTACTGATCCGTCGATTTTGGCTGACCGCATAGCGATAAAATTCGAGAAAGCGGACTTGCCCGCCGAAGGGATCAGAACCAAACTTTCCGATCCCGAGAACTGGAGAATCGAGTTCAACATGAACTTCTTGAAGAACAACTAA